The following coding sequences are from one Daphnia pulex isolate KAP4 chromosome 11, ASM2113471v1 window:
- the LOC124207592 gene encoding arginine-glutamic acid dipeptide repeats protein-like isoform X3 — protein MTSNGASAGEIVSSSKTSSRVVAGKSSAGTGSGLSSAGRAIQPTNSDSVNNSSKSTPEKRNSPAACSNGESPRKLLRRRGVKTEEEDDEDLVETPPEVVDDCPIEDERGGGNVDTICEDVSVAVTGKKNIRGKVWRARNGDYVRYLCVDDGADYRPGDAAYIESQSADQPFFICTIQEFRRSKRDTLMVNIKWYYRPCEVPETVYQLLVQDRNTEQGNKISFLHDPVIKGRELFISDATDTYPVSLLRGVCRVQHFTDIQGAEKFSPFKDSFFYILGYNPETRRLASTQGEIRVGPSHQARLPELRAQLGLDKRPEKCEDWEEPRWVPPPNAPGVRDGDLIVYIQAARSVAAFVGMCDGGSPDDGCLAASRDDTTINAMDVLHNSGYDLGKALQTLAKCPVPKGIDKKWSEDETKRFVKGLRQYGKNFFRIRKDLLPHKDTSDLVEFYYLWKKTPAAANQRPHRRRHRQSVLRRIRTTRNTRVAKEEPGDLSSASEDDNSDEDSDSRDLAAYHCRHCFSTSSKDWHHAGKDKALLCTDCRVHFKKYGELPLLKTTQQAQVSESEARSEPPYMFRPVQNPDDEEVEGRVRTRTRTKELMGVQNARNRPKQDSGNNSPEPEGNERRSHRKSPSSASNCSSSSSSVVHEKDKGNNGNKAKSMVESPSKGHKRRHGGGGAGGGTAGGGTGGEVPGPDREQAGNGNEDERGQPRQKKKKNDANSESPSESVSSESSSLEDNGMDGLDGEVDQDLEPSEARSAGSGSAGGGSRTSSPEMPAGKSTDANAPAIAEQVAASNESSSANPIATLNNASSAISASATSAVLANGVASSDGAPDEKERSDSPSPLHTLAGPRPGSFEAVKPNQSDDLPPMVKLEPDFNPATAGSTANEDMKSRPAALLSPTLQDKAVTSGAIEGGNKMPTPAWMGKEEMSLSSGFGGPSSPKLPSPTTSSSSFPPPLDMSIATADGALRNANSSGPPGSGLHSSPFMVPPAHSGFIRPYAPLESTSAMVDAVPYAMASPAPTTTANHPTIAPALGPLNLGPLPMSAPRDMPEQSEPHNLKIKQEMVDPSAVSASSSSPAVSAASLRDMSSIPRDGSMPSMGSGFVSYPPSVPMASLMEPKREPGLAHPHPTASPRLEKSSSGSGQGGSSSNSGSKSSPAIKKASTPTPQQHQHQQQQQQQQQQQQQQQTPAQPQQSQPPPPPPPAHSLPYPPHFLPHGLGLGPPQGLPLSPYHQPGAHAYSPYYPYPFAYHYPPMRMHAPPPPASAGPRPQSPPSFVVVSSGSSSFPPSSVANYHQSSLSLGNFHTSPSGVVNPFAPSVSGGGNGNGNGPLATSMHPSPPVTSTSASSSSGHGGLGGGRPYNNNKGPSDGSQMGPSQPSRSRSPPPSSSSAMVNVGSINPAKRGPSPPPKRPHHPSSAAMPPMSHSMSSSSPYLPIFSSPASTSGGLGSGYPPTSGSMPTYSGVGPGGPFGFGGPSLADLQAKSESPWNHHPHHPHSLPLPLSHPHHHLQPRSSTPIQPVASTSTLSHPVAGLTLPSVSPTVGNHMMPGIAPPPSASSVAAAMSAAHDEANNTMHEDVDEDAPSPVANTIPRGPSPEPRIEDSECHRSQSAIFLRHWNRGEGNSCARTDLTFKPVPDSKLARRREERLRRQAERDRDEREKEKERERAAAHARKAATPDKRETPKPSTSGAGPIETITSPGFDRFGPRPYPDTPALRQLSEYARPHTGFSPGGMQRNVPSGLGLGPPAMDPMLHYQLASMYGAGARERLELELEREKRERELRELREREISDRFKEEMLKNGAGMPPGMGMPGGPGGLGPRLSGPLDPHWLELHRRYGGMPGGPPPGAGLGPPPGFSLYQLGGNPSGGGGGLNPMERERLERLGLQLPSGMGGSIGGPPGSGGGGGGGGPGDPRSEAQARDHQAAVDRLQAERIHAAMADQLRLQMAGQDMPPPPGFPLNAGYPRPPPGMLHQDSALGLHPAAAAAMLGRPYDEQFARQFAAEQQLQRQMMEQRFPHPGAPPSGPPSGPSLHPHAHPNIVAQHEEYIRQQQQREREMKVRAIEEAARGGRP, from the exons AGCAAGCGGGACACCTTGATGGTCAACATTAAATG GTACTATCGACCCTGTGAAGTTCCGGAAACCGTCTATCAGCTGCTGGTGCAGGACCGCAACACAGAACAAG GCAACAAGATCTCGTTTCTCCATGATCCCGTGATTAAAGGCCGCGAGCTGTTTATATCCGACGCCACTGATACCTATCCCGTTTCCCTGCTCAG AGGCGTGTGCCGAGTCCAGCATTTCACTGACATCCAGGGCGCTGAAAAGTTTTCGCCGTTCAAGGATTcgtttttctacattttaGGCTACAATCCAGAAACTCGCAGACTGGCGTCTACTCAGGGTGAAATCCGGGTCGGGCCATCCCATCAG GCCCGGCTTCCGGAATTGCGTGCCCAGTTGGGATTGGACAAACGTCCCGAGAAATGTGAAGATTGGGAAGAGCCGCGTTGGGTGCCGCCACCTAACGCTCCCGGCGTGCGCGACGGTGACCTGATCGTCTACATCCAAGCTGCCCGTTCGGTGGCCGCCTTTGTCGGGATGTGTGATGGCGGATCCCCAGACGACGGATGCCTAGCCGCCTCCCGTGACGACACCACCATCAACGCCATGGACGTG CTGCACAATTCCGGTTACGATCTGGGTAAAGCGCTACAAACTCTGGCCAAGTGTCCCGTACCTAAAGGCATCGACAAGAAATGGTCGGAAGACGAAACG aAACGATTCGTCAAGGGCCTGCGACAGTACGGCAAGAACTTTTTCCGCATCCGCAAAGACCTTTTGCCCCACAAGGATACG TCGGACTTGGTGGAATTTTATTACTTGTGGAAAAAAACTCCAGCCGCAGCTAATCAGCGTCCTCATCGTCGGCGTCATCGGCAGAGCGTTCTCCGACGGATTCGCACTACTCGCAACACAAGAGTCGCCAAGGAAGAACCCG GAGATTTAAGCTCGGCCAGCGAGGATGATAATTCTGATGAAGACTCTGATTCGAGAGATTTAGCTGCCTACCACTGTCGTCACTGTTTCTCTACAT cATCGAAAGATTGGCATCATGCGGGCAAAGACAAGGCCCTCTTATGTACGGATTGTCGAGTGCACTTTAAGAAATACGGCGAGCTTCCCCTGTTAAAAACTACTCAACAAGCGCAG GTCAGCGAGAGTGAGGCTCGCTCAGAGCCGCCGTACATGTTTCGCCCCGTCCAAAATCCTGACGATGAAGAAGTGGAGGGCCGTGTTCGCACAAGAACACGCACGAAAGAATT GATGGGGGTACAGAACGCGCGGAATCGACCCAAGCAAGACAGCGGTAACAACAGCCCGGAACCGGAGGGCAACGAGCGGCGAAGTCACCGCAAGTCGCCCAGCTCGGCCAGCAACTGTTCGTCATCGTCTTCTTCGGTCGTGCATGAGAAG GATAAAGGCAATAACGGCAACAAAGCCAAGTCGATGGTGGAAAGTCCGAGCAAAGGGCACAAGAGACGCCACGGAGGCGGAGGAGCTGGTGGGGGCACTGCTGGTGGGGGCACCGGCGGTGAAGTGCCTGGCCCAGATCGCGAGCAGGCCGGCAACGGCAACGAAGATGAGCGTGGCCAACCccgccagaagaagaagaagaacgacgcCAATTCTGAG AGTCCGTCCGAGAGCGTCTCGAGCGAAAGCAGCTCACTGGAGGATAATGGCATGGATGGATTGGACGGTGAAGTCGATCAAGATCTCGAACCGAGCGAAGCTCGTAGCGCTGGTTCCGGATCCGCTGGCGGTGGCTCCCGAACCTCATCTCCAGAAATGCCGGCCGGCAAGAGCACCGATGCAAATGCGCCAGCCATTGCCGAGCAAGTGGCTGCATCCAACGAGTCCTCGTCCGCCAATCCCATTGCTACTTTGAACAACGCTTCTTCCGCCATTTCTGCCTCAGCCACCAGCGCCGTGCTAGCCAATGGAGTGGCATCCAGCGATGGGGCACCAGACGAAAAGGAGAGGAGCGACTCTCCTAGTCCCCTACACACATTGGCTGGCCCTCGTCCAGGAAGCTTCGAGGCCGTGAAACCCAACCAATCCGACGATCTGCCACCCATGGTCAAACTGGAACCGGATTTCAATCCGGCCACTGCCGGTTCGACAGCGAACGAAGATATGAAAAGTCGTCCGGCAGCGCTGTTGTCGCCCACTTTGCAAGACAAGGCAGTGACTTCTGGGGCCATTGAGGGGGGCAACAAGATGCCCACGCCGGCCTGGATGGGCAAAGAAGAGATGTCGCTCTCTTCGGGTTTCGGTGGCCCTTCCTCGCCCAAACTGCCGTCGCCGACCACGTCGTCCTCGTCTTTCCCACCTCCACTGGACATGTCGATCGCCACTGCCGACGGAGCCCTCAGGAATGCCAATAGCAGCGGCCCACCAGGGTCTGGTCTGCACTCGTCGCCTTTTATGGTGCCGCCGGCTCATTCCGGCTTCATTCGACCCTACGCTCCGCTGGAATCCACCTCAGCTATGGTCGACGCGGTTCCTTATGCGATGGCCTCCCCCGCCCCTACGACGACAGCTAATCATCCGACTATTGCTCCTGCATTGGGACCGTTGAACCTGGGCCCGTTGCCCATGTCGGCCCCGCGTGACATGCCCGAACAGAGTGAACCGCACAACTTGAAAATCAAACAGGAGATGGTGGACCCGTCCGCAgtttcggcttcttcttcttcaccggCTGTTTCTGCTGCCTCGTTGCGGGACATGTCTTCCATTCCACGAGATGGATCAATGCCATCCATGGGAAGTGGATTTGTATCGTATCCCCCCAGCGTCCCAATGGCCTCTCTGATGGAGCCCAAGCGCGAACCTGGACTTGCTCATCCGCACCCGACGGCCTCTCCTCGGCTGGAGAAATCGTCGAGTGGGAGCGGCCAGGGTGGAAGTTCCTCAAACAGCGGTTCCAAATCGAGTCCTGCTATCAAAAAAGCTTCTACTCCGACTccgcagcagcaccagcatcagcaacaacagcagcagcagcaacaacaacagcaacagcaacaaacgCCGGCGCAACCGCAGCAATCTCAGCCGcctccacctcctccaccgGCCCATTCTTTGCCTTATCCGCCCCATTTCCTGCCTCACGGGTTGGGATTGGGACCGCCTCAAGGGCTGCCTCTGTCACCGTATCACCAGCCGGGAGCGCACGCCTATTCTCCCTACTACCCGTACCCTTTTGCTTACCATTACCCTCCTATGCGGATGCATGCCCCTCCGCCGCCGGCCTCGGCTGGACCCCGACCTCAATCACCGCCGTCGTTTGTTGTCGTCTCTTCTGGATCGAGCAGCTTTCCTCCGTCCTCGGTGGCCAATTACCACCAGAGTTCTCTGAGTTTGGGTAACTTCCACACCTCGCCTTCCGGGGTGGTTAATCCGTTCGCGCCCAGTGTTTCGGGCGGAGGCAACGGAAACGGAAACGGCCCACTGGCGACGTCGATGCACCCCTCACCTCCGGTCACGTCGACCTCGGCTTCGTCGTCTTCGGGTCACGGCGGTTTGGGCGGCGGTCGCccttacaacaacaacaaagggcCGTCTGATGGGTCTCAAATGGGGCCGTCGCAGCCGTCGCGATCCCGCTCGCCGCCACCTTCTTCCTCGTCAGCCATGGTCAATGTTGGCTCCATCAATCCTGCGAAGCGAGGGCCGAGTCCGCCACCCAAACGACCGCATCACCCATCGTCAGCAGCCATGCCCCCCATGTCCCATTCTATGTCTTCGTCCTCGCCGTACTTGCCCATTTTCTCGTCGCCGGCCTCGACGAGTGGCGGTCTCGGCAGCGGATACCCTCCCACTTCAGGTTCGATGCCGACCTACTCTGGCGTGGGGCCGGGTGGGCCCTTTGGTTTCGGCGGTCCGTCGCTGGCTGATTTGCAAGCCAAATCCGAGTCCCCCTGGAATCATCACCCTCATCATCCACACTCACTGCCTCTGCCGCTATCGCATCCGCATCATCATCTCCAGCCGCGCTCGTCCACACCCATCCAACCCGTGGCCTCGACTTCGACGCTATCGCATCCAGTTGCTGGGCTGACCTTGCCGTCGGTTTCGCCGACTGTTGGCAATCACATGATGCCCGGAATTGCTCCTCCACCGTCGGCCTCCTCGGTGGCGGCAGCCATGTCGGCTGCCCACGACGAAGCCAACAACACCATGCACGAGGACGTGGATGAAGATGCTCCCAGTCCGGTGGCCAACACCATTCCGCGCGGACCGAGTCCCGAACCAAGAATTGAAGATTCCGAGTGCCATCGCAGCCAAAGTGCCAT TTTCTTGCGTCACTGGAACCGCGGCGAAGGTAACTCCTGTGCTCGAACCGATCTCACTTTTAAGCCGGTGCCCGATTCCAAGTTGGCCCGGCGACGGGAAGAGCGTCTGCGGAGGCAAGCTGAACGCGATCgtgatgaaagagaaaaagagaaagaaagggaaagagCTGCTGCTCACGCG cGGAAAGCTGCCACGCCGGATAAGCGTGAAACACCCAAGCCTTCAACATCTGGAGCTGGGCCTATCGAGACCATCACTTCTCCTGGCTTTGATCGATTTGGCCCCCGCCCATATCCTGACACTCCAGCTTTGCGTCAATTAAG TGAGTACGCCCGACCTCACACAGGTTTTTCTCCGGGTGGAATGCAACGAAACGTACCAAGTGGACTGGGACTCGGCCCGCCAGCCATGGATCCCATGTTGCATTATCAGCTTGCTAGTATGTATGGTGCTGGAGCCCGAGAGCGTCTAGAACTGGAGCTGGAACGCGAGAAGCGAGAGCGGGAGCTCCGCGAACTCCGCGAGCGTGAGATATCGGATCGTTTTAAAGAAGAGATGCTTAAAAATGGAGCCGGAATGCCCCCTGGAATGGGAATGCCTGGTGGTCCTGGAGGTCTTGGACCGAGACTCTCCGGCCCTCTTGATCCGCATTGGCTCGAACTTCATCGCAG ATATGGTGGAATGCCTGGTGGACCGCCTCCTGGTGCGGGATTAGGTCCTCCTCCCGGTTTTAGTTTGTATCAACTGGGAGGAAATCCGAGTGGAGGCGGAGGCGGACTGAATCCCATGGAACGAGAACGACTCGAGCGTCTCGGTTTGCAGCTGCCCAGCGGCATGGGGGGATCGATCGGCGGCCCTCCGGGATCGGGTGGaggcggcggaggaggtggaCCTGGAGATCCCCGTTCGGAGGCCCAAGCGCGGGACCACCAAGCAGCGGTGGATCGGCTGCAGGCGGAGCGCATTCATGCAGCCATGGCGGACCAACTTCGACTTCAAATGGCTG GTCAAGACATGCCACCGCCGCCGGGATTCCCTCTCAACGCCGGATATCCCAGACCTCCGCCGGGAATGCTACACCAAGACAGCGCGCTGGGACTGCACCCCGCAGCCGCTGCTGCCATGCTGGGTCGTCCCTACGACGAACAGTTTGCTCGGCAGTTTGCAGCCGAACAGCAGCTCCAGCGGCAGATGATGGAGCAGCGATTCCCTCACCCCGGTGCTCCACCCTCTGGCCCGCCGTCTGGTCCTTCCCTACATCCCCATGCTCATCCCAATATTGTTGCTCAACACGAAGAGTACATTAG gcaacagcaacaacgtgagagagagatgaagGTGCGAGCCATCGAAGAAGCTGCACGTGGGGGTCGACCTTAG